Within Streptomyces antibioticus, the genomic segment TCGAGTTGCGGCCGCTGATGGCTCGCTCGAAGATGCGCGCGCCCAGTTCGAGGGGGATGCCGGGGCCCTCGTCGGTGACCTCGATCACGGCCTGGTTGCCGGTGACGCGGGTGCGCAGGGCGACCGTGCCGCCGCCGTGCATCAGGGAGTTCTCGATCAGCGCGGCCAGCACCTGGGCGACCGCGCCGGGGGTGCCCACCGCCCGCAGATGCCGTTTGCCGGAGCTGACGATGGCCCGGCCCACCCCTCGGTAGGCGGGGCGCCACTCGGCGAGCTGCTGCTGGATGACCTCGTCGAGGTCGAAGGTGACCGCGGAGCCGGTGCGCGGGTCGCGGGAGTTGGTCAGCAGGCGTTCCACGACGTCCGTCAGCCGCTCGACCTGGGTCAGCGCGATCGTCGCCTCGTCCTTCACCGTGTCCGGGTCGTCGGTGAGGGTGATCTCCTCCAGCCGCATCGACAGCGCCGTGAGCGGGGTGCGGAGCTGATGGGAGGCGTCGGCGGCGAGCCGGCGCTCGGCGGTGAGCATCCGGGCGATCCGCTCGGCCGAGGAGTCCAGCACATCGGCGACCCGGTCCAGCTCGGGGACGCCGTAGCGCTTGTGGCGGGGGCGCGGGTCGCCGGAGCCGAGGCGTTCGGCGGTCTCCGCGAGGTCGGTCAGCGGGGACGCGAGCCGGTTGGCCTGCCGGATGGCGAGCAGCACCGCCGCGATCACCGCGAGCAGCGCCACCAGCGCGATGATCAGCAGGGTCCGGCCGACCTCCCGGGTGACCGTGGAGCGCGGCTCCTGGACCAGGACGCTCTCGCCCTCCTCGCCCTTGGCGGTGGACTCGATGACGTCACCGCCGGGCTTGCTGCCGACCTCGATGGCCGGCCGCCCGGGGATCCGGACCACGGCGTACCGGTCCTGCGCCACCTGGTCGCGCAGTATCTCGGAGGTGACGTCCTCCGCCCCCACCAGCCTGCTGTCCACGATGCTGGCCAGCCGCAGCGCCTCGGAGTCCACCCGCTCCTGGGCGCTGTTGCTGATCGTGCGGGTCTCCACGATCACGAGCGAGACCCCGAACACGGCGATCACGACGAGGACGACGGCGAGGGTGGACTGGATGAGACGACGGCGCACGGTGCTCTCCGCAGCGGTGGGTCGGCGAGCCGGGCCGGAGGGCCCGGCTCAGCTCTTCTCGAAGCGGTTCCGGTCAGCTCTTCTCGAACCGGAAACCCACACCCCGCACGGTGGCGATGTACCGCGGATTGGCCGCGTCGTCCCCGAGCTTCTTGCGCAGCCAGGAGATGTGCATGTCCAGCGTCTTGGTGGAGGACCACCAGGTGGTGTCCCACACCTCGCGCATGAGCTGGTCGCGGGTGACGACCCGGCCCGCGTCCCGCACCAGCACCCGCAGCAGGTCGAACTCCTTCGCCGTGAGCTGGAGTTCCTCGTCGCCCATCCACGCCCGGTGCGACTCGACGTCGATCCGCACCCCGTGGGTGGCCGGCGGCTGCGCGGGCTCGGCGGAGCCGCGCCGCAGCAGGGCCCGGACCCGGGCGAGCAGTTCGGCGAGGCGGAAGGGCTTGGTGACGTAGTCGTCGGCGCCCGCGTCGAGCCCGACGACGGTGTCCACCTCGTCGGCGCGCGCGGTCAGGATCAGGATGGGCACGGTGTGGCCCTCGGCGCGCAGCCGGCGCGCCACCTCCAGACCGTCCATGCCGGGCAGGCCCAGGTCCAGCACGACCAGGTCGATGCCCCCCTGCATCCCGGCGTCGAGCGCGGTCGGTCCGTCCTCACGCACCTCGACCTCGTACCCTTCCCGGCGCAGTGCGCGGGCCAGCGGCTCCGAGATGGACGCATCGTCCTCGGCGAGCAGTACACGGGTCATGAGCTGATGGTAGTCCGCGGGGAGCAGGGCCCGAAGTGTGATCGGCGGCCCCGTTTCTTACCGAGGGACAAGTCGGGCATCGGGGCCCGCCCCGCACCGTCCCCAGTGGTACAGACCTATGGTCAGTGGATGGCAGGATGGCTCCACCTTCAAAACCACGAGCGCGGTTCCATGATCGCCTGTGATCCGTGTCTCAAGTCCTTCCATATCAGGCACTGTGCTGACGTATGGTGAAACAACGCCTGTAGCACCGGGGCGGCCTTCGGCTCGCTTGACGCCGAGGGTCTCTTTTGTGTGCGGGCCGGTGCGGGACGTCCCCTCCGGCCTTGAAAGGAATGACCTACGGCCGGGCCCCGACCGCGTGACACGCGCAGGGGCGTGGATCCCGGTGGTCGCCGTCCACCGCTTCGCGATCCGGAGCGGAATCCCCGTGGGCGTGGGGTGGACGGGCCACGACCCGCCGGTGCCGGCCGCCCCCCACCGGGCGCGCGTCCGCTCACGCATGCGCGCGTCCCGACCAGCAAGGAACGACCATGGCGTCCAGCCTGACGAAGGACTCGGTCCGCCCGGGCACCCCCGGTTCCGAGAAGACCTTCTTCGGCCACCCCCGCGGACTGGCCACTCTCTTCATGACCGAGATGTGGGAGCGGTTCTCCTACTACGGCATGAAGGCCCTGCTCCCGCTGTACCTGGTGGCACCGGGCGGCCTGCACCTCAGCGCGGCCACCGCGACCGCGATCTACTCGGTCTACCTGTCCCTCGTGTACCTGCTCGCCCTGCCCGGCGGCTGGTTCGCGGACCGCGTCCTCGGCCCCCGCAAGACGGTCGCCGTGG encodes:
- a CDS encoding ATP-binding protein, whose protein sequence is MRRRLIQSTLAVVLVVIAVFGVSLVIVETRTISNSAQERVDSEALRLASIVDSRLVGAEDVTSEILRDQVAQDRYAVVRIPGRPAIEVGSKPGGDVIESTAKGEEGESVLVQEPRSTVTREVGRTLLIIALVALLAVIAAVLLAIRQANRLASPLTDLAETAERLGSGDPRPRHKRYGVPELDRVADVLDSSAERIARMLTAERRLAADASHQLRTPLTALSMRLEEITLTDDPDTVKDEATIALTQVERLTDVVERLLTNSRDPRTGSAVTFDLDEVIQQQLAEWRPAYRGVGRAIVSSGKRHLRAVGTPGAVAQVLAALIENSLMHGGGTVALRTRVTGNQAVIEVTDEGPGIPLELGARIFERAISGRNSTGIGLAVARDLAEADGGRLEMLQVHPPVFGLFLSRTAPPKKSPEDGETTVR
- a CDS encoding response regulator transcription factor — its product is MTRVLLAEDDASISEPLARALRREGYEVEVREDGPTALDAGMQGGIDLVVLDLGLPGMDGLEVARRLRAEGHTVPILILTARADEVDTVVGLDAGADDYVTKPFRLAELLARVRALLRRGSAEPAQPPATHGVRIDVESHRAWMGDEELQLTAKEFDLLRVLVRDAGRVVTRDQLMREVWDTTWWSSTKTLDMHISWLRKKLGDDAANPRYIATVRGVGFRFEKS